One region of Bartonella alsatica genomic DNA includes:
- a CDS encoding replication-associated recombination protein A, with protein sequence MNKDFFTSSFDFQVHKNRPLAERMRPRSLNAVMGQKHLVGEKGVLSRMLATSSVSSMIFWGPPGTGKTTVARLLALEKKFVFEQVSAIFTGVSELKKIFEKARTHFMSGQQTVLFVDEIHRFNRAQQDSFLPVMEDGTVILIGATTENPSFELNAALLSRARVLTFFPHDNESLGMLLKRAEEVEGMLLPLDDDARDALIEMSDGDARVALTLAEEIWCTAAQTGEIFDTVTLQKIIQRRAPIYDKRGDGHYNLISALHKSVRGSDPDAALYYLARMFDAGEDPSYIGRRLVRMAVEDIGLADPQALVICNAAREAYDYLGSPEGELALAQACLYIATAPKSNAIYLAYKAAMHCAHKNGSLPPPKHILNAPTKFMKEEGYGHGYRYDHDEPDAFSGQEYFPEKLGRQNFYQPRERGFEREIAKRLEWWKQLRKKRANQK encoded by the coding sequence TTGAATAAAGATTTTTTTACTTCAAGTTTTGATTTCCAAGTTCATAAAAATCGGCCACTTGCAGAAAGAATGCGTCCTCGTTCTCTCAATGCTGTAATGGGACAAAAACACTTGGTTGGGGAGAAGGGAGTACTCTCACGTATGCTGGCGACTAGTTCAGTGAGTTCGATGATTTTTTGGGGGCCTCCAGGAACGGGAAAAACAACGGTAGCACGCTTATTAGCGCTTGAAAAAAAATTTGTTTTTGAGCAAGTTTCTGCTATTTTTACCGGAGTTTCTGAGCTTAAAAAGATTTTTGAAAAGGCTCGGACTCATTTTATGTCTGGACAGCAAACAGTTTTATTTGTCGATGAAATTCATCGATTTAATCGCGCTCAGCAGGATAGTTTTCTTCCGGTTATGGAAGATGGTACTGTTATTCTTATAGGAGCAACAACGGAGAATCCTTCATTTGAGCTTAATGCTGCTCTTCTTTCTCGTGCACGTGTTTTGACATTTTTTCCACATGATAATGAAAGTTTAGGTATGCTTTTGAAGCGTGCTGAAGAAGTAGAAGGAATGCTTCTTCCTTTGGATGATGATGCCAGAGATGCTTTGATAGAGATGTCTGACGGAGATGCAAGGGTAGCGTTGACATTGGCAGAGGAAATTTGGTGTACTGCTGCACAAACAGGCGAAATATTTGATACTGTCACTTTGCAAAAAATCATACAACGTCGTGCTCCGATTTATGATAAAAGGGGAGATGGCCACTATAATCTCATTTCAGCTTTGCATAAATCAGTTCGTGGATCTGATCCTGATGCTGCACTTTATTATTTAGCGCGTATGTTTGATGCCGGTGAAGATCCTTCCTATATTGGGCGAAGGTTAGTTCGTATGGCTGTTGAAGATATAGGTTTGGCAGATCCGCAAGCTCTGGTCATTTGTAATGCTGCGAGGGAAGCGTATGATTATTTAGGATCACCAGAAGGAGAGTTGGCTTTGGCACAAGCATGTCTTTATATTGCAACTGCACCAAAATCAAACGCGATATATCTTGCATATAAGGCAGCTATGCATTGCGCGCACAAAAATGGCTCCTTGCCTCCTCCTAAGCATATTCTTAATGCACCTACAAAATTTATGAAGGAAGAAGGATATGGGCATGGTTACCGTTATGACCATGATGAACCAGATGCTTTTTCAGGACAGGAATATTTTCCTGAAAAACTTGGACGCCAAAATTTTTATCAACCACGAGAACGTGGTTTTGAGCGTGAGATTGCGAAGCGTCTTGAGTGGTGGAAGCAATTACGTAAAAAACGAGCCAATCAAAAATGA
- a CDS encoding DegQ family serine endoprotease: MKYSFLAWLFFAIMSHISFHCAYAQIPQTQKEITLSFAPLVKKTIPSVVNIYAARQIRARSPFEGDPFFEQFFGRFQNNLPVRKQSSLGSGVIVDTRGLVVTNYHVIKDANEIKVALSDGREFESRIMLKDEATDIAVLEIDAKSVQFPALALGDSDAVEVGDLVLAIGNPFGVGQTVTSGIVSAQARTRVGISDFDFFIQTDAAINPGNSGGALIDMKGQLIGINTAIYSRSGGSVGIGFAIPANLVKVMLDTVRRGGKYFVPPYIGASFQNVTPDIAGGLGLERPYGALVIDVVKNSPAAKAGLKVGDVILSVQGVRVDSPDGLGYRLMTSGIGHSLVLEYFRGGKILNTHITVSSIPESAFSNAEKITDEGPLSGAEVLDLTPQNSRRFHLPISARGVVITNLDEMSNAAGIFRPGDILRVVNGHKIQTVNQLKKILMQGRPRVWQLEYERDGMYIRQFIR; encoded by the coding sequence ATGAAGTATTCTTTTTTGGCGTGGCTCTTTTTTGCTATTATGTCCCATATATCGTTTCATTGTGCATATGCTCAAATACCGCAAACACAAAAAGAAATTACTCTTTCGTTTGCTCCTTTAGTTAAAAAGACTATTCCATCTGTTGTAAATATTTATGCAGCTCGGCAAATCAGAGCACGTTCACCTTTTGAAGGGGATCCATTTTTTGAACAATTTTTTGGTCGTTTTCAAAATAATTTGCCTGTACGTAAGCAATCTTCATTAGGGTCTGGAGTGATTGTTGATACGCGTGGTTTGGTCGTTACTAATTACCATGTAATTAAGGATGCAAACGAAATTAAAGTTGCTCTTTCTGATGGGCGGGAATTTGAAAGTAGGATTATGCTAAAAGATGAGGCAACGGATATTGCTGTACTTGAAATTGATGCAAAAAGTGTGCAATTCCCCGCTCTTGCATTGGGGGATTCTGATGCAGTTGAAGTTGGTGATCTTGTCTTAGCAATTGGTAATCCTTTTGGTGTTGGTCAAACGGTCACAAGTGGTATTGTTTCAGCGCAAGCGCGTACACGTGTTGGTATTTCTGATTTTGATTTTTTTATTCAAACAGATGCTGCCATTAATCCAGGGAATTCTGGTGGAGCTTTGATTGATATGAAAGGACAATTAATTGGGATTAATACGGCTATTTATTCGCGTTCAGGTGGTTCTGTAGGGATTGGTTTTGCCATTCCAGCGAATCTTGTAAAAGTGATGCTTGATACTGTTAGACGTGGTGGAAAATATTTTGTACCGCCTTACATTGGTGCGTCTTTTCAAAATGTTACACCTGATATTGCGGGTGGTTTAGGTTTAGAACGTCCCTATGGAGCTCTTGTTATCGACGTTGTCAAAAATAGTCCTGCTGCAAAAGCTGGTTTGAAAGTGGGCGATGTTATTTTGAGTGTGCAAGGAGTGCGCGTTGATAGTCCAGATGGTCTTGGATATCGTTTGATGACATCTGGTATTGGGCACAGCCTTGTTTTAGAATATTTTCGAGGTGGAAAAATTTTAAACACGCATATAACCGTTTCATCGATACCGGAATCTGCATTTTCAAATGCTGAAAAGATTACTGATGAAGGTCCTCTTTCTGGTGCTGAAGTATTAGATTTGACACCGCAAAATAGTCGACGTTTTCATCTACCTATATCTGCAAGAGGTGTTGTGATTACCAATCTTGATGAGATGAGCAATGCTGCAGGGATTTTTCGTCCAGGAGATATTTTACGTGTTGTGAATGGTCATAAAATTCAAACAGTTAATCAGTTGAAAAAGATTCTTATGCAAGGTCGTCCACGTGTATGGCAATTGGAATATGAACGTGATGGTATGTATATTCGCCAGTTTATTCGCTGA
- the rplQ gene encoding 50S ribosomal protein L17, whose protein sequence is MRHSKSGRKLNRTASHRKAMFANMAISLIEHEQILTTLPKAKEIRPIVEKLVTLGKRGGLHARRQAIAALRDGGKVAKLFDTLAPRYASRNGGYLRIMKAGFRTGDNAPMAVIEFVDRDIDAKGAVDRVRTEDAANQKEVSS, encoded by the coding sequence ATGCGACATAGCAAGTCAGGCCGCAAGTTAAATCGGACTGCCAGTCATCGTAAAGCGATGTTTGCTAATATGGCAATTTCGCTGATCGAACATGAGCAGATTTTGACAACTCTTCCAAAGGCTAAAGAAATTCGCCCTATTGTTGAAAAGTTAGTAACGCTTGGTAAGCGTGGAGGTTTACACGCGCGTCGACAAGCAATTGCAGCACTTCGTGATGGGGGAAAGGTGGCAAAATTATTTGATACGCTTGCACCACGTTATGCGTCGCGCAATGGTGGATATTTGCGTATTATGAAAGCAGGGTTTCGTACTGGCGATAATGCTCCCATGGCTGTTATAGAGTTTGTTGATCGTGATATTGATGCGAAGGGTGCTGTAGACCGTGTGCGTACGGAGGATGCTGCAAATCAAAAAGAAGTTTCTTCGTAA
- a CDS encoding DNA-directed RNA polymerase subunit alpha has translation MIQKNWQELIKPNKVEFCTHDNPNILSVIAEPLERGFGLTLGNALRRVLLSSLRGAAITAVQIDGVLHEFSSIPGVREDVTDIILNIKEIALRMEEEGPKRVVIYKEGPGVVRAGDISTVGDMEILNPEHVICTLDEGAEIRMEFIVNTGKGYVPSDRNCADDGRIGLIPVDSLYSPIRKVSYKVENTREGQVLDYDKLTLTIETNGAVNGEDAVAFAARILQDQLSLFVNFEEPQKEIVEESDSELAFNPALLKKVDELELSVRSANCLKNDNIVYIGDLIQKTEAEMLRTPNFGRKSLNEIKEVLACMGLHLGMEVPAWPPENIDDLAKRYEDQY, from the coding sequence ATGATCCAGAAAAACTGGCAAGAACTGATTAAACCCAATAAGGTTGAATTTTGTACGCATGATAATCCAAATATTTTGAGCGTAATTGCTGAACCTCTTGAGCGTGGTTTTGGCTTAACATTAGGGAATGCGCTTCGTCGTGTATTATTATCGTCGCTTCGTGGTGCTGCAATTACTGCTGTGCAGATTGATGGTGTGTTACACGAATTTTCATCAATTCCGGGTGTTCGTGAAGATGTTACAGATATTATTCTTAATATAAAGGAAATTGCGCTTCGTATGGAAGAAGAGGGGCCTAAACGGGTTGTTATTTATAAAGAGGGTCCTGGTGTTGTAAGAGCTGGGGATATCAGTACTGTTGGAGATATGGAAATTCTGAATCCAGAGCATGTTATCTGCACTCTTGATGAGGGTGCTGAAATTCGTATGGAGTTTATTGTCAATACAGGGAAGGGGTATGTTCCATCTGATCGCAATTGTGCTGATGATGGACGAATAGGTCTTATCCCAGTTGACAGTCTTTATTCACCAATTCGTAAAGTATCCTATAAAGTAGAAAATACACGTGAAGGTCAAGTTCTGGACTACGATAAATTAACGCTCACCATTGAAACAAATGGTGCTGTTAATGGAGAAGATGCTGTTGCTTTTGCAGCGCGTATTCTTCAAGATCAATTATCGTTGTTTGTTAATTTTGAGGAGCCTCAAAAGGAAATTGTTGAAGAATCTGATTCAGAGCTTGCTTTTAATCCTGCGCTTCTCAAGAAAGTGGATGAGTTAGAACTTTCAGTTCGTTCGGCGAATTGTCTTAAGAATGATAATATTGTCTATATTGGTGATCTTATTCAGAAGACAGAAGCTGAAATGCTTCGTACACCGAACTTTGGACGCAAGTCGTTAAATGAGATTAAAGAAGTTTTAGCATGTATGGGATTGCATCTTGGTATGGAAGTTCCTGCATGGCCACCTGAAAACATTGATGATCTTGCAAAACGCTATGAAGATCAGTATTAA
- the rpsK gene encoding 30S ribosomal protein S11: MAKEATRVRRRERKNISSGVVHINSTFNNTMITITDAQGNTIAWSSAGAQGFKGSRKSTPFAAQVAAEDCARKAQEHGMRSLEVEVCGPGSGRESALRALQSVGFVITSIRDVTPIPHNGCRPRKRRRV; encoded by the coding sequence ATGGCCAAGGAAGCCACACGTGTTCGTCGTCGCGAGCGCAAAAATATTTCATCAGGTGTTGTACATATCAATTCAACATTTAACAATACAATGATTACCATTACTGATGCTCAAGGAAATACAATTGCTTGGTCATCTGCTGGGGCTCAGGGGTTTAAAGGCTCTCGGAAATCTACACCTTTTGCGGCTCAGGTTGCTGCAGAAGATTGTGCTAGAAAAGCGCAGGAGCATGGTATGCGTTCGTTGGAGGTTGAGGTTTGTGGTCCTGGGTCAGGTCGTGAGTCCGCTTTGCGTGCGTTGCAATCTGTTGGTTTTGTCATTACTTCCATTCGTGATGTCACACCAATTCCTCATAATGGATGTCGTCCACGAAAAAGGCGGCGCGTTTAA
- the rpsM gene encoding 30S ribosomal protein S13: MARIAGVNIPTNKRVIVALQYIHGIGPKFAQEIIKKVGIPVGCRVHELSDAEVLQIREAIDQGYQVEGDLRREVAMNVKRLMDLGCYRGLRHRRSLPVRGQRTHTNARTRKGPAKAIAGKKK; encoded by the coding sequence GTGGCTCGTATTGCTGGCGTCAATATCCCGACAAATAAGCGTGTAATTGTTGCGCTTCAATATATCCACGGGATTGGACCAAAATTTGCTCAAGAAATTATTAAAAAGGTTGGTATTCCCGTGGGATGTCGTGTGCATGAACTTTCAGATGCGGAAGTATTGCAAATTCGTGAAGCGATAGATCAAGGTTATCAAGTTGAGGGAGATCTTCGCCGTGAGGTTGCCATGAATGTTAAGCGTTTGATGGATCTTGGTTGTTATCGTGGTTTGCGTCACCGTCGTTCCTTGCCTGTTCGAGGGCAACGTACACATACAAATGCACGTACGCGTAAGGGGCCAGCTAAAGCAATTGCTGGTAAGAAAAAGTAA
- a CDS encoding adenylate kinase, with protein sequence MKVILLGPPGAGKGTQAKMLTKVYNIPQLSTGDMLREVISKETEIGKKAKAIMSSGALVSDDIVNQIVSDRIDQNDCVNGFILDGYPRTVGQAEALQQILYSKNMQLDAVIELSVDEDVLIERMKKRVKEAIATGDQVRSDDNSVAFAKRLVEYREKTIPLSKFYSERGLLKVVDGMMDVTEVSHVIRSFLQ encoded by the coding sequence ATGAAGGTTATTCTTTTAGGTCCTCCTGGAGCTGGAAAAGGTACACAAGCTAAAATGTTGACGAAGGTGTATAATATTCCTCAGTTATCAACAGGTGATATGTTGCGTGAAGTTATTTCTAAAGAGACCGAAATTGGTAAAAAAGCTAAAGCTATTATGAGTTCTGGGGCTTTGGTTTCTGATGATATTGTCAATCAAATTGTATCGGATCGAATTGACCAAAATGATTGTGTAAACGGTTTTATCTTAGATGGATATCCACGGACTGTAGGACAGGCAGAAGCATTGCAACAGATTTTGTACTCAAAGAATATGCAGCTTGATGCTGTTATCGAATTGAGTGTTGATGAAGATGTGTTGATTGAGCGGATGAAAAAACGCGTTAAAGAAGCAATAGCTACTGGTGATCAGGTTCGTTCAGATGATAATTCTGTTGCTTTTGCGAAGCGATTAGTAGAATATCGTGAAAAAACAATTCCTCTATCGAAATTTTATTCAGAAAGAGGATTATTGAAAGTGGTTGATGGAATGATGGATGTTACTGAGGTATCACATGTGATTAGAAGTTTTTTGCAATAA
- the secY gene encoding preprotein translocase subunit SecY gives MASAAEQFASNINFGTFSRATELKKRIWFTLAALLVYRFGTYISLPGINIDSLRQTFEHHASGVLGLFNMFAGGAVGRMAIFALGIMPYISASIIVQLLTSVIPSLETLKKEGEVGRKIINQYTRYVTVVLAILQAFGIAVALETGIGTGLQIVIEPGVMFRISSVITLVGGTMFLMWLGEQITSRGVGNGVSLIIFTGIVANLPSTFAQLLTAHSQADLSTFLLIGIFFIVISVIGIIVFVERAQRRILIQYPKRQVGNQIFQGDMSHLPLKLNTAGVIPPIFASSLLLLPATINNFSDKMPQWIQAVSYSLNHGQPLYMIVYALLMAFFCFFYTAIVFNPSDTADQLKKHSGFIPGIRPGERTAEYIDYVLTRITVVGAVYIILVCLLPEFMISALQVPFYLGGTSLLIVVTVTLDTVAQIQGYLIAHQYEGLIKKSKLRGGKRNR, from the coding sequence ATGGCATCAGCAGCAGAGCAATTTGCTTCCAATATAAACTTTGGTACTTTTTCACGTGCAACCGAATTAAAAAAACGCATTTGGTTTACTCTAGCTGCGCTTCTTGTCTATCGTTTTGGTACTTATATTTCTCTTCCTGGTATTAATATTGATTCTTTACGGCAGACATTTGAACATCATGCATCTGGTGTTTTGGGATTGTTTAATATGTTTGCTGGAGGTGCTGTTGGACGGATGGCAATTTTTGCATTGGGAATTATGCCTTATATATCGGCATCAATTATTGTGCAATTGCTAACCTCAGTTATTCCTTCGTTGGAAACTCTTAAAAAAGAGGGAGAAGTTGGTCGTAAGATTATTAATCAGTATACTCGGTATGTAACAGTAGTGTTAGCGATTTTACAAGCATTTGGTATCGCGGTTGCACTTGAAACAGGTATAGGTACAGGGCTTCAAATTGTTATAGAACCAGGGGTTATGTTTCGTATTTCTTCCGTTATTACACTTGTTGGTGGAACGATGTTTTTAATGTGGCTTGGTGAGCAAATTACATCTCGTGGTGTTGGTAATGGAGTTTCTCTTATTATTTTTACAGGTATCGTGGCTAATCTCCCTTCCACCTTTGCTCAACTTTTAACTGCTCATAGTCAGGCTGATTTATCGACTTTTTTGTTAATAGGAATCTTTTTTATTGTTATTTCTGTTATAGGAATTATTGTTTTTGTAGAACGTGCGCAGCGGCGAATCCTTATACAATATCCTAAACGTCAAGTTGGTAATCAAATTTTTCAAGGAGATATGTCACATCTCCCTTTAAAACTGAATACTGCCGGTGTTATTCCGCCAATTTTTGCTTCATCTTTGTTATTATTGCCTGCAACTATTAATAATTTTTCTGATAAAATGCCACAATGGATTCAGGCTGTTTCTTATTCTCTTAATCATGGGCAGCCACTTTATATGATTGTTTATGCGCTTTTAATGGCGTTTTTTTGCTTTTTTTATACGGCTATTGTGTTTAATCCAAGTGATACAGCAGATCAGTTAAAAAAGCATTCTGGTTTTATCCCAGGCATCCGTCCTGGTGAACGTACGGCTGAATACATTGATTATGTTTTGACACGTATTACTGTCGTGGGGGCAGTTTATATTATTTTGGTTTGTTTGTTACCTGAATTTATGATATCTGCACTACAGGTTCCTTTTTATCTTGGGGGGACATCTTTGTTAATTGTTGTTACTGTTACGCTTGATACAGTTGCTCAAATTCAAGGATATCTTATTGCGCACCAATATGAAGGGTTGATTAAAAAGTCAAAACTTCGTGGAGGTAAAAGGAATCGATGA
- the rplO gene encoding 50S ribosomal protein L15 codes for MKLNELRDRKGAAKDRKRVGRGIGSGTGKTGGRGVKGQRSRSGVSLNGFEGGQMPIYRRLPKRGFRNFFSKTYNEVSLGRVQLAVDAGKLNIEKPVDIIALKEAGIIRRVKNGVRLLSDGELKAKIVFHVSGASQAARIKIEKVGGQVIFPEPVQ; via the coding sequence ATGAAACTCAATGAACTACGTGATCGTAAAGGCGCAGCAAAAGATCGTAAACGTGTTGGCCGTGGTATTGGTTCTGGTACTGGTAAAACTGGTGGTCGTGGTGTAAAAGGGCAAAGATCACGTTCTGGTGTTTCACTTAATGGTTTTGAAGGTGGGCAAATGCCTATCTATCGTCGTTTGCCAAAGCGTGGATTTAGAAATTTTTTTTCCAAAACTTATAACGAAGTTTCGCTGGGACGTGTTCAGTTGGCGGTTGATGCAGGTAAATTAAATATTGAAAAGCCTGTTGATATTATTGCACTAAAAGAAGCTGGTATTATTCGTCGTGTGAAGAATGGAGTGCGTCTTCTTTCTGATGGTGAATTAAAAGCTAAGATTGTATTTCATGTTTCTGGTGCTTCTCAAGCTGCTCGTATTAAGATTGAGAAAGTAGGTGGTCAGGTTATTTTTCCTGAGCCTGTTCAATGA
- the rpmD gene encoding 50S ribosomal protein L30 yields MVQKKSQSDKTVTIEQIGSPIRNSRVQRSTLKGLGLNKMRRRRILKDTLCVRGMIAKVRHLVRIIDED; encoded by the coding sequence ATGGTTCAGAAGAAATCTCAGAGTGATAAAACTGTGACGATAGAACAAATTGGAAGTCCCATTCGGAATTCACGGGTTCAACGCTCAACCTTAAAAGGGCTTGGATTAAATAAAATGCGGAGGCGGCGTATTTTAAAAGATACGCTTTGTGTGCGGGGTATGATTGCTAAAGTTCGTCATCTTGTTCGCATTATAGATGAAGATTAA
- the rpsE gene encoding 30S ribosomal protein S5 yields the protein MAQKERGERDERDGEFVDRLVHINRVAKVVKGGRRFGFAALVVVGDQKGRVGFGHGKAREVPEAVRKATEAAKRGMIYVPLRSGRTLHHDLEGRHGAGRVLLRSASAGTGIIAGGPMRAIFETLGIQDVVAKSLGSSNPYNMVRATFEALKHQMHPRDIAAQRGIKYSTLQARRRHLVDAES from the coding sequence ATGGCACAGAAAGAGCGTGGTGAGCGAGATGAACGTGATGGTGAATTTGTCGATAGGCTTGTTCATATTAATCGTGTTGCTAAAGTTGTGAAGGGTGGTCGGCGTTTTGGTTTTGCTGCTCTTGTTGTTGTTGGAGATCAAAAAGGGCGTGTAGGTTTTGGCCATGGTAAAGCTCGTGAAGTACCAGAAGCAGTTCGTAAAGCTACAGAAGCTGCAAAGCGTGGGATGATTTATGTTCCGCTCCGGTCTGGGCGAACATTGCATCATGATCTTGAAGGACGGCACGGAGCTGGTCGTGTTTTGTTACGTTCGGCTTCTGCTGGTACCGGTATTATTGCTGGTGGACCCATGCGTGCTATTTTTGAAACTCTTGGTATACAAGATGTTGTTGCAAAATCACTAGGTTCATCTAATCCTTATAATATGGTACGGGCGACATTTGAAGCATTAAAACATCAAATGCATCCTAGGGATATTGCGGCTCAACGTGGAATAAAATATTCGACTTTACAGGCGCGTCGTCGGCATTTAGTTGATGCAGAAAGTTAG
- the rplR gene encoding 50S ribosomal protein L18 gives MTSSKDIIQRRARRVRRRIKMVSSGRPRLSVYRSNQNIYAQIIDDLHGCTLVSASTLEGDLKKVLKSGADKEAAFAVGKLIAERAKQAGVNEVVFDRGAYVYHGRVKALAEAAREGGLSF, from the coding sequence ATGACTTCATCTAAAGACATTATCCAGCGTCGTGCGCGGCGTGTTCGTCGTCGAATTAAAATGGTTTCTAGTGGTCGTCCACGTCTTAGTGTTTACCGTTCAAATCAGAATATCTATGCTCAAATTATCGATGATTTGCATGGGTGTACTCTTGTTTCGGCGTCTACTCTTGAAGGTGATTTGAAAAAAGTGTTAAAAAGTGGAGCTGATAAAGAAGCAGCTTTTGCTGTTGGTAAATTGATTGCTGAACGTGCAAAGCAAGCTGGTGTTAATGAGGTAGTTTTTGACCGTGGAGCATATGTTTACCATGGTAGAGTAAAAGCTTTGGCTGAAGCTGCTCGTGAGGGTGGTTTGAGTTTCTAA
- the rplF gene encoding 50S ribosomal protein L6 has translation MSRIGKKPISIPSGVTATVEGQLVKAKGPKGELSYVVNDEVIVKFEDNAISVSPRDQSKDARSKWGMSRSMIENIFCGVKDGFEKRLEINGVGYRAALQGRDIQLSLGFSHDVIYKVPSGVTVTVPKPTEIVISGINKQQVGQVAAEIREYRRPEPYKGKGVKHADEHIFRKEGKKK, from the coding sequence ATGTCTCGTATTGGTAAAAAGCCCATTTCAATTCCTTCTGGGGTTACAGCAACTGTTGAAGGTCAGCTTGTTAAAGCAAAAGGTCCAAAAGGTGAGCTGAGTTATGTCGTGAATGATGAAGTCATAGTGAAATTTGAGGATAATGCTATATCGGTTTCTCCACGGGATCAATCAAAAGATGCTCGCTCTAAATGGGGTATGTCGCGCTCAATGATTGAAAATATTTTTTGTGGTGTGAAGGATGGTTTTGAAAAGAGGTTAGAGATCAACGGGGTTGGTTATCGTGCTGCTTTGCAGGGTAGGGATATTCAGTTATCATTAGGTTTTTCACACGATGTGATTTATAAAGTGCCTTCGGGTGTTACTGTAACAGTTCCTAAGCCTACAGAAATTGTTATTTCTGGAATTAATAAGCAGCAAGTTGGGCAAGTCGCAGCAGAAATTCGTGAATATCGTAGACCTGAGCCTTACAAGGGTAAAGGTGTTAAGCATGCTGATGAGCACATCTTCCGTAAAGAAGGTAAAAAGAAGTAA
- the rpsH gene encoding 30S ribosomal protein S8, with product MSMSDPLGDMLARIRNALSRKKSKVVTPSSKLRARVLDVLQSEGYIRGYNQIHLGDGKSEIEIELKYFEGLAAIRDISRVSKPGRRVYVSAKSLPQVANGLGISILSTPKGVIADHEAREQNVGGELLCRVF from the coding sequence ATGTCTATGTCTGATCCTCTTGGTGATATGTTGGCACGTATTCGTAATGCACTTAGTCGTAAAAAAAGCAAAGTGGTTACGCCTTCTTCCAAACTTCGTGCGCGCGTTCTTGATGTTCTTCAGTCAGAAGGTTACATTCGCGGATATAATCAGATCCATTTAGGTGATGGGAAGTCTGAAATTGAAATAGAGTTAAAATATTTTGAAGGATTAGCTGCTATTCGTGATATTTCACGTGTTTCAAAGCCAGGGCGTCGTGTGTATGTTTCTGCTAAATCGCTTCCTCAAGTGGCAAATGGACTTGGTATTTCTATTTTATCAACTCCTAAAGGAGTTATAGCTGATCATGAGGCGCGTGAACAAAATGTCGGTGGAGAACTCCTTTGTCGTGTTTTCTAA
- the rpsN gene encoding 30S ribosomal protein S14 has protein sequence MAKVSAVEKNKRREMMVKRYAARRARLKEIVMDQKISLEERFRASVQLAELPRNSAKVRVRNRCEVSGRPRAYYRKLKMSRIALRELGSIGHIPGIVKSSW, from the coding sequence ATGGCTAAAGTAAGTGCCGTTGAAAAAAATAAGCGTCGTGAAATGATGGTAAAGCGTTATGCTGCGCGTCGTGCGCGTTTAAAAGAGATTGTTATGGATCAGAAGATTTCTCTGGAAGAACGTTTTAGGGCCTCTGTTCAATTGGCAGAGTTGCCACGTAATTCTGCAAAAGTTCGTGTTCGTAATCGCTGTGAAGTTTCAGGGCGTCCTCGGGCTTATTATCGTAAATTAAAAATGTCGCGGATTGCATTGCGTGAACTTGGTTCTATCGGACATATTCCGGGCATTGTTAAGTCTAGTTGGTGA
- the rplE gene encoding 50S ribosomal protein L5, with protein MAEEKQTPRMKTHYFEVVRKILQEKFHYKNVMQIPRVDKIVINMGIGEANADSKKPSFAAEDLGLITGQKAVVTRARNSIATFKVREGMPLGAKVTLRKDRMFEFLDRLITIALPRVRDFRGLNPKSFDGRGNFAMGIKEHIVFPEINYDKVDQIWGMDIIVCTTAKTDDEARELLRAFNFPFRS; from the coding sequence ATGGCTGAAGAAAAACAAACACCACGCATGAAGACGCATTATTTTGAGGTTGTTCGTAAAATCCTTCAAGAAAAATTTCATTATAAGAATGTAATGCAAATTCCGCGGGTTGATAAAATTGTGATTAATATGGGGATTGGGGAGGCAAATGCTGATTCCAAAAAACCTTCTTTTGCTGCTGAGGATTTAGGATTAATAACAGGTCAGAAGGCTGTTGTTACTCGTGCACGTAATTCTATTGCGACCTTTAAGGTTCGTGAAGGAATGCCGCTTGGGGCTAAGGTTACATTGCGTAAAGATCGTATGTTTGAGTTTTTAGATCGTCTTATTACGATTGCGCTTCCACGCGTTCGTGATTTTCGTGGTTTGAATCCAAAAAGCTTTGATGGTCGTGGTAATTTTGCTATGGGTATTAAAGAGCACATTGTGTTTCCAGAAATTAACTATGATAAAGTTGATCAAATTTGGGGCATGGATATTATCGTTTGCACGACAGCAAAAACGGATGATGAGGCACGTGAATTGTTGCGTGCTTTTAATTTTCCTTTTCGTTCGTAA